The Canis lupus baileyi chromosome 29, mCanLup2.hap1, whole genome shotgun sequence genome includes a region encoding these proteins:
- the BAG3 gene encoding BAG family molecular chaperone regulator 3 isoform X1, producing MSAAAHSPVVQMASGNGAGDRDPLPPGWEIKIDPQTGWPFFVDHNSRTTTWNDPRVPPEGPKEAPSSANGPSQEGSRVLPPREGHAVYPHLRPGYIAIPVLHEGVESRQPRPPFVCPQPGTQRFRTEAATEAPQRSQSPLRGVAEGTQPDKQCGQAVAAAAAAQPPGSHRPERSQSPAASDCSSSSSTASLPSSSSRSSLGSHQLPRGYIPIPVIHEQNVARPAAQPSFHQAQKTHYPAQQGEYQTYQPMYHRAPGDDWEPRPMPAASPFRSPVRSASSREASPARSSTPVHSPSPHRVHTVVDKPQQPMTHRESSPVPQPENKPESKPGPVGPDLLPGHIPIQVIRKEADSQPVSQKPPPPSERVEVKVPAAAPAPCPPSFTPPAVPSSPKNVAAEEGAAPGPAPAEAAPPKPGEAEAPPKHPGVLKVEAILQNVQGLEQAVDNFEGKKTDKKYLMIEEYLTKELLALDSVDPEGRADVRQARRDGVRKVQTILEKLEQKAIDVPGQVQVYELQPRSLETDQPLQEIMEMGSMATDKNKKSAGNEEDPKTETQQPEAKEAATANPGSTTDTAGNPAAP from the exons atGAGCGCTGCCGCCCACTCGCCCGTGGTGCAGATGGCGTCCGGCAACGGCGCCGGCGACCGCGACCCGCTGCCGCCCGGCTGGGAGATCAAGATCGACCCGCAGACCGGCTGGCCCTTCTTCGTGGACCACAACAGCCGCACCACGACGTGGAACGACCCGCGCGTGCCCCCCGAGGGCCCCAAG GAAGCACCGTCCTCTGCAAATGGCCCTTCCCAGGAGGGCTCCAGGGTGCTGCCCCCCCGCGAAGGCCACGCCGTGTACCCCCACCTCCGGCCGGGCTACATTGCCATTCCTGTCCTCCACGAAGGCGTCGAGAGCCGACAACCGCGTCCTCCCTTTGTCTGTCCCCAGCCGGGGACACAGCGCTTCCGAACCGAGGCGGCCACAGAGGCTCCTCAGAGGTCCCAGTCCCCTCTGCGGGGTGTGGCAGAGGGAACCCAGCCAGATAAACAGTGTGGACAGGCGGTGGCAGCAGCTGCAGCGGCCCAGCCCCCAGGCTCCCACAGACCTGAG CGATCCCAGTCTCCAGCTGCTTCGGACTGCTCGTCGTCgtcctccacagccagcctgccctcctcctccagcaggAGCAGCCTGGGCAGTCACCAGCTCCCCCGGGGCTACATCCCCATCCCCGTGATACACGAGCAGAATGTCGCCCGGCCAGCAGCCCAGCCTTCCTTCCACCAAGCCCAGAAGACCCACTACCCGGCTCAACAGGGTGAATACCAGACCTACCAGCCGATGTACCACAGGGCCCCGGGGGACGACTGGGAGCCCCGGCCCATGCCGGCAGCGTCCCCATTCCGCTCACCTGTCCGGAGTGCATCCAGCCGGGAGGCCTCTCCGGCCAGAAGCAGCACACCAGTGCACTCCCCTTCACCCCACCGTGTGCACACTGTGGTCGACAAGCCTCAG CAGCCCATGACTCATCGAGAATCTTCACCTGTTCCCCAACCTGAAAACAAACCCGAAAGCAAGCCAGGCCCAGTTGGACCAGATCTCCTTCCTGGACACATCCCGATTCAGGTGATCCGCAAGGAGGCAGATTCCCAGCCTGTTTCCCagaagcccccacccccatctgagAGGGTGGAAGTAAAGGTTCCGGCTGCTGCTCCAGCTCCTTGTCCTCCCAGCTTCACCCCTCCTGCTGTCCCCTCATCCCCCAAGAACGTGGCTGCTGAAGAGGGGGcagcccctggccctgcccctgcagAAGCCGCACCTCCCAAACCAGGAGAAGCTGAGGCACCCCCAAAACACCCAGGTGTGTTGAAAGTGGAAGCCATCCTGCAGAATGTGCAAGGGCTGGAGCAGGCTGTGGACAACTTTGAAGGCAAGAAGACCGACAAAAAGTACCTGATGATAGAAGAGTATTTGACCAAAGAGCTGCTGGCCCTGGATTCGGTAGACCCCGAAGGACGAGCTGATGTTCGTCAGGCCAGGAGAGATGGTGTCAGGAAGGTTCAGACCATCCTGGAAAAACTTGAACAGAAAGCGATAGACGTCCCGGGTCAAGTCCAGGTTTATGAACTCCAGCCTCGCTCCCTTGAAACCGACCAGCCACTGCAAGAGATCATGGAGATGGGTTCCATGGCAACAGACAAGAATAAGAAAAGTGCTGGAAATGAAGAAGATCCCAAAACTGAAACCCAGCAGCCAGAAGCCAAAGAAGCAGCAACTGCAAACCCCGGCAGCACGACGGACACAGCTGGAAACCCAGCCGCACCATAG
- the BAG3 gene encoding BAG family molecular chaperone regulator 3 isoform X2: MSAAAHSPVVQMASGNGAGDRDPLPPGWEIKIDPQTGWPFFVDHNSRTTTWNDPRVPPEGPKEAPSSANGPSQEGSRVLPPREGHAVYPHLRPGYIAIPVLHEGVESRQPRPPFVCPQPGTQRFRTEAATEAPQRSQSPLRGVAEGTQPDKQCGQAVAAAAAAQPPGSHRPERSQSPAASDCSSSSSTASLPSSSSRSSLGSHQLPRGYIPIPVIHEQNVARPAAQPSFHQAQKTHYPAQQGEYQTYQPMYHRAPGDDWEPRPMPAASPFRSPVRSASSREASPARSSTPVHSPSPHRVHTVVDKPQPMTHRESSPVPQPENKPESKPGPVGPDLLPGHIPIQVIRKEADSQPVSQKPPPPSERVEVKVPAAAPAPCPPSFTPPAVPSSPKNVAAEEGAAPGPAPAEAAPPKPGEAEAPPKHPGVLKVEAILQNVQGLEQAVDNFEGKKTDKKYLMIEEYLTKELLALDSVDPEGRADVRQARRDGVRKVQTILEKLEQKAIDVPGQVQVYELQPRSLETDQPLQEIMEMGSMATDKNKKSAGNEEDPKTETQQPEAKEAATANPGSTTDTAGNPAAP, translated from the exons atGAGCGCTGCCGCCCACTCGCCCGTGGTGCAGATGGCGTCCGGCAACGGCGCCGGCGACCGCGACCCGCTGCCGCCCGGCTGGGAGATCAAGATCGACCCGCAGACCGGCTGGCCCTTCTTCGTGGACCACAACAGCCGCACCACGACGTGGAACGACCCGCGCGTGCCCCCCGAGGGCCCCAAG GAAGCACCGTCCTCTGCAAATGGCCCTTCCCAGGAGGGCTCCAGGGTGCTGCCCCCCCGCGAAGGCCACGCCGTGTACCCCCACCTCCGGCCGGGCTACATTGCCATTCCTGTCCTCCACGAAGGCGTCGAGAGCCGACAACCGCGTCCTCCCTTTGTCTGTCCCCAGCCGGGGACACAGCGCTTCCGAACCGAGGCGGCCACAGAGGCTCCTCAGAGGTCCCAGTCCCCTCTGCGGGGTGTGGCAGAGGGAACCCAGCCAGATAAACAGTGTGGACAGGCGGTGGCAGCAGCTGCAGCGGCCCAGCCCCCAGGCTCCCACAGACCTGAG CGATCCCAGTCTCCAGCTGCTTCGGACTGCTCGTCGTCgtcctccacagccagcctgccctcctcctccagcaggAGCAGCCTGGGCAGTCACCAGCTCCCCCGGGGCTACATCCCCATCCCCGTGATACACGAGCAGAATGTCGCCCGGCCAGCAGCCCAGCCTTCCTTCCACCAAGCCCAGAAGACCCACTACCCGGCTCAACAGGGTGAATACCAGACCTACCAGCCGATGTACCACAGGGCCCCGGGGGACGACTGGGAGCCCCGGCCCATGCCGGCAGCGTCCCCATTCCGCTCACCTGTCCGGAGTGCATCCAGCCGGGAGGCCTCTCCGGCCAGAAGCAGCACACCAGTGCACTCCCCTTCACCCCACCGTGTGCACACTGTGGTCGACAAGCCTCAG CCCATGACTCATCGAGAATCTTCACCTGTTCCCCAACCTGAAAACAAACCCGAAAGCAAGCCAGGCCCAGTTGGACCAGATCTCCTTCCTGGACACATCCCGATTCAGGTGATCCGCAAGGAGGCAGATTCCCAGCCTGTTTCCCagaagcccccacccccatctgagAGGGTGGAAGTAAAGGTTCCGGCTGCTGCTCCAGCTCCTTGTCCTCCCAGCTTCACCCCTCCTGCTGTCCCCTCATCCCCCAAGAACGTGGCTGCTGAAGAGGGGGcagcccctggccctgcccctgcagAAGCCGCACCTCCCAAACCAGGAGAAGCTGAGGCACCCCCAAAACACCCAGGTGTGTTGAAAGTGGAAGCCATCCTGCAGAATGTGCAAGGGCTGGAGCAGGCTGTGGACAACTTTGAAGGCAAGAAGACCGACAAAAAGTACCTGATGATAGAAGAGTATTTGACCAAAGAGCTGCTGGCCCTGGATTCGGTAGACCCCGAAGGACGAGCTGATGTTCGTCAGGCCAGGAGAGATGGTGTCAGGAAGGTTCAGACCATCCTGGAAAAACTTGAACAGAAAGCGATAGACGTCCCGGGTCAAGTCCAGGTTTATGAACTCCAGCCTCGCTCCCTTGAAACCGACCAGCCACTGCAAGAGATCATGGAGATGGGTTCCATGGCAACAGACAAGAATAAGAAAAGTGCTGGAAATGAAGAAGATCCCAAAACTGAAACCCAGCAGCCAGAAGCCAAAGAAGCAGCAACTGCAAACCCCGGCAGCACGACGGACACAGCTGGAAACCCAGCCGCACCATAG